The Lycium barbarum isolate Lr01 chromosome 9, ASM1917538v2, whole genome shotgun sequence genome has a segment encoding these proteins:
- the LOC132610406 gene encoding uncharacterized protein LOC132610406, with amino-acid sequence MASAIRKDRSELFSTGELRSSFANSSERIDLKVSKLNLVVTEEPRLLMSLALTVPLFSVGPITTVGGCGGGGYHGGGYGGGRDSGYGGGYGGGNCGGGGYGGGGYGGGGGGGGGSGCFKCGERIEGEERGD; translated from the coding sequence GAAAAGATAGATCTGAGCTTTTTAGCACCGGAGAATTGAGATCTAGCTTCGCTAATTCGTCGGAGAGGATAGATCTAAAAGTTTCGAAGTTGAATCTAGTGGTGACGGAAGAACCAAGGCTGTTGATGTCACTAGCGCTGACGGTGCCTCTGTTTTCGGTGGGTCCTATAACCACGGTGGGCGGTTGTGGTGGTGGCGGTTATCACGGCGGTGGATATGGTGGTGGTCGTGATAGTGGCTACGGCGGTGGATACGGTGGTGGTAACTGTGGAGGTGGTGGTTACGGTGGCGGTGGCTATGGAGGAGGCGGTGGTGGAGGAGGAGGTAGTGGCTGTTTTAAGTGTGGTGAGAGAattgagggagaagagagaggggaTTGA